The Aspergillus oryzae RIB40 DNA, chromosome 5 genome segment GTTATTGATGTTTGGTCTGGTCCTGGTTGAGGAATTATTATAGATAGAGATATATCATACTGGACCAAGTGGAGAGAAAAGTTATGTAGGGATCATGTTGAGATAAAGGCATATTACTAGTTAATCATGGAATCTCTTTGTGATACTGTGGTGAATGTTGCCTGCCAGGCACCAGAATGCATGCCTGGTATGGTTGCATTCCGCTGCCTGAGCGTGGAAACCGACAATCGTATATATGTCCTCAATCGGACGCGCTAGTTTATGCTAATTTAAAGTTATATTAAGGTACCAAGGTGACATTTCTATAGGTAATAGGTTAAGCAGGAAGGATCAGATCATGCTGCTAGCCTGCTACCCCTTGCTAGTACCACGACCGGCGATAGACTATAGATCGTCGATCGCTTAATCGAAGTTTTGGGTTTCACAATCTCTCGGATATGTTTATGAATAGGTCTATATGTCTTATGTATCACTGGGTGATAAGCTATGCAATGTCATGGTCTCTGCTGAGTCTACGACATAATTCAGTTAGGGCAAGACTTGAAGAGGAATACCAACCAACGACTTTCACgtcacaaagaaggaaaagaaaaagagaaaagacataAAAGTGGAAAGACTCAGCCACAATGAATGAAATAGCCTCAAATCCTTCCAACTTTAATACTATTAAATGTTAGTCACTGTTAAGGTGGAAATGGTGCCATGCTTTGCACCAGAACCCTGGATGATAAGATGGCCAAGaccagaccaagaaaaagatgatgTCAAGTCGGGCATCGCCATGTAACCTTAACGGACAATTACCGGCCACACTAAAACCCAATGCAAGAGGCAATGATCGACTCGGGATGAAGCACCTGTCGGCTCAGTTTTCCATTCGGCCAATCCCGATCTTTACAGTGAGCGACTCGGTATAGTCGGATGTGGCTGATTCAACCCCGCAAATTGCTTTCATTCAGTCATTCACTGGCTTCTTGGCCGATCCAACCCTTGGGTCACGGTGACAAGTCTGTGGTACAATCCTGCCTTGGGAAAAATACCTCAACGTGGACCCAAGGACCGTATAAGTACCTGTTTTGAGTAGTGGCTTCTCGAATCGAACGGGTGGTACGGCTGGTTAAACTCCGCACCGGTGCTCCAGGATCTGCGTCTGTCTTCCCCGTCCGGGATACGAGTGTGGGGATTAAATTTATTCTACGACGGGGATAGACTCCTCCACACTTAAGCTTCTGCCTCTATTTAAGTGCCTTGGTGGTCCTGGATTTTTCCCGCAAGAAATCATTCAGTCTAATTTTCTAGTGCTGTCTGGGAGGCACTAACAATGAAACTCAGGGTATGTAATTTTCTATTCACTCCACCCTCATTAGGgctccaaagaaaagaccaaaaacTGACTAGACACTAGAATCTCGCGCCCTGGGCGCTGCTCTTAACAGCAGTCCATGGTCTTCCAAGCCAGGGGACTCAAAACAAACATAATCCCCGTGTCGCTAAGATCTTAAAGCGACACGAAGGCTCTagccagaaggccaaggattCAAACAACGTGTATGAGACTAAATTCGACGGCGTAACTTGGGATGAGGAGAATTGGCTCCTCAAGACAACTACCTTAGACCAGGGCCATTATCAGTCGCGCGGCTCTGTAGCAAATGGTTACCTGGGTATCAATGTCGCCAGTGTTGGCCCCTTCTTTGAGCTCGACGAAGAAGTAGACGGCGATGTCATCAACGGCTGGCCTCTCTATTCACGGCGACAGTCGTTCGCAACCATCGCtggtttctttgactctcaaccaaccacaaaCGGTACCAACTTCCCCTGGTTGTCTCAGTACGGATGGGACACGGCGATCAGTGGTGTTCCTCACTGGAGTGGACTGATCCTCGACTTGGGCGATGATGTCTATTTGGACTCCACTGTGGATGACAGCACCATTACCGATTTTCAATCCACATACGATTTCAAAGCTGGTGTCTTATCATGGTCGTATACCTGGTCTCCTGCGGACAAAGGCTCCTTCGAGATCACCTATCGACTGTTCGCCAACAAGTTGAACATCACGCAAGCCGTGGTGGATATGGAGATCATTCCGTCAGTCGATGCCAATGCGACCGTGGCGAATGTGATCGACGGGTACTCAGCGGTACGAACCGACTTTGTGGAATCGGGTCAAGATGACGGTGCCCTCTTTTCGGCTGTGCGGCCCTGGGGAATCTCCAACGTCACTGCATATATCTATACGAACCTGACCGGATCGGCCAACGTCGACCTGTCGTCCCGCACTCTCGTGACCGGAAAGCCCTACGTGAACACCAACGAGTCATCTGTCGCGCAGACTGTAAATGTCAAATTTACGGCGAAGGAACCCGTCCGCATCACCAAGTTCGTCGGCGGAGCCTCGACCGATGCTTTCGCAGACCCCAAACAGACAGCCAAGGAAGCTGCTTCTGCGGCACTGGCAGCGGGCTACAAGAACTCTCTGGAGTCGCACGCCTCCGAGTGGGCTAATATTATGCACGAGAACTCGGTCGACCGCTTCACCGACCCGACCACCGGAAAGCTCCCTGAAGACCAACATGTTATTGATTCGGCCGTCATCGCCGTCACCAACATTTACTATCTGCTGCAGAACACTGTGAGCCAGAACGCCATCGCAGCCGTCTCTAACGCCACTGTTAACGAGACTAGCTTCTCCGTCGGCGGACTTACATCCGATTCCTATGGTGGCCAAGTCTTCTGGGACGCTGACGTCTGGATGCAACCAGGTCTTGTCGCGTCGCATCCCGAAGCTGCGCAGGGTGTGACCAACTACCGAGTTGCCAAATATCAACAGGCGAAGGAGAACGTTAAGACGGCGTTTACCAGCTCTAAGAACCAGACTCGGTTTGACCCCTCGGCAGCAATCTATCCTTGGACCAGCGGCCGTGCCGGAAACTGCACAGCGACTGGCGCCTGCTTTGACTACCAGTATCATCTGAACGGTGATATTGGTCTTTCTATGATCTATCAATGGGTCGCTAGCGGTGATACGGAGTATTTCCAAGAGAAGCATTTCCCTATCTATGACTCGGTGGCTACGCTGTATTCCAACCTTGTTGAGCGTAATGGATCTAGCTGGACCTTGACGAACATGACTGACCCGGTAGGTACTGCGATTCCGAACCGTCCCATCGCAATACTAATAGTCTTTAGGACGAGTATGCAAACCACGTTGATGCAGGTGGCTTCACAATGCCCCTCATTGCTCAGACTCTGGAGAATGCCAACACGTTCCGCCAGCAATTTAACCTCGAACCCAACGACACTTGGACCGAGATCTCAGAGAACGTGCTTCTGCTGCGCCAGAACAACGTAACCCTCGAGTACACTTCCATGAATGGTACGGCCGTGGTCAAACAGGCGGATGTCGTCCTAGTCACCTACCCACTGGCCTACGAGAGCAACTACACAGCCGAAATGGCTCTTTCCGACCTCGACTACGTAAGTTCCTTACTCACCTGAGATAccacttcatcatcatcgcatACTAACACTGATAACCAAAAAGTACGCAAACAAGCAATCCGCCGACGGCCCCGCAATGACCTgggccatcttctccatcgtAGCGAGCGACGTCTCCCCATCCGGCTGTTCAGCCTGGACCTACCACCAATACTCCTACGATCCCTACACCAGAGGTCCCTTCTTCCAGCTGTCTGAACAAATGCTCGACAACGCCAGCATCAACGGCGGCACCCACCCCGCCTACCCATTCCTCACGGGCCACGGCGGCGCCAACCAAGTCGTGCTATTCGGATACCTCGGCCTGCGTCTCCTCCCCGAAGAAGGAATCTACATCACCCCCAACCTACCCCCACAAATCCCCTACGTCAAATACCGAACCTTCTACTGGCGCGGCTGGCCCATCGCCGCCGAATCCAACTACACCCACACCACCATCCGCCGCGACACAAAGACCGCCCCCCTCTCCACCGCCGACGAACGCTTCCGAAACGCCACAATCCCCGTGCACGTCGGCAGCGACGAAGCGGAAACCCACACCCTCCAACCAACCGGAAGTCCCCTGATCATTGAGAACCGGCAAATCGGCACAATTCCCACCATGCAAGGAAACCAGATCCAATGTCAGCCTATCACGTCTCCGGATGAGTACAAGGCAGGCCAGTTCCCCATCTCTGCTAATGACGGTGCGACGTCTACGAAGTGGCAGCCTGCTTCGTCGAATCTCTCTTCTATTACTGTTACCTTGTCGGATACGCAGTTGGCGAATGCCGTGTCCGGGTTCCATTTCGATTGGGCTTCTGCGCCGCCGGTTAATGCGTCGGTCATTTTCCATGAGGAGGTTATTGACAATCCGGCTTCTGTGTTTGCGTTTGGGACTCAGGACCAGGCTCAAGATGAAGGGGATGAGAAGTATAGAGTTGTTCTCACTTTGACGGGTATTGAGCCCTCGACGATATACACGGCGGAAGAGGAGAACCAGGTTCGCATTCCGGTTGGAAATACGACTACTACGCAGCTTAAGGAGACTGTGAAGGCGTCGAAGTATGCGACTTTGTTGATTGCTGGGAACCAGGCTCTTAGTGGCGAGCAAGAGGATGCAGGTGCCACGGTGGCAGAGTGGGTGATACTGAGCCAGGAAGGTGGACAGTCTCAGTCGGCGGCTACTGCGCAGAGGAGGGGTATGAATGTTAGGGATAGGGCTTTGTTGGAGAGACTTCGGAGGTAGGTTGTTTGCTTCTGTGTGATTGGTTTTATTACTCCTAATAGGAATGAATTTTCCTCTCCGATGAGTGATCTTGCTATGAAGGTTTATTCAACGTGATTGTTACTAGAGATTGGCCTCGTAGTATAGCCTCTGCTACCTATCTTGCTGGATATAGTACATAAATATAGTATAAGGATATGGTATATGGATATGGTATATGGATAGAGGATCCACCAGAACGGGAGATGCCGACGGGCCGACAGCCCCCATTCTACCCAAAGGGGTTAGGGTTAAGCGCCGTGCTATAGAATGGCAATCATATCACATCATCGATCAGGCCCCCAAATGCAGGCTGACTTGGCGTCAGCAGGCTCCGGATTATTTCGGGACGGCCTTGCCCGGTTGTTCCTGATAAAAACCACTTTGCGACtctctccaccttctccgaCAAGCTTCTGCTTCATCCTGGTGTATTATTCTCCACTCCACCAATCAACCGTCCCTTCATATCATACCGACAAGATGAGCGTTACCACAGCCGCGCCCGTGGAGGCCAAAACCGAGCCCCAGAAGCTAAGCGGCTTGAACCTGTATTCGCGATTCGCATTCGCCGGAGCCGTCTGCTGTTCCGTCACCCACGGAGGTCTCACCCCCGTCGATGTGTAAGTCGCGCCAATTCTCGCGAACAACCAAAACGACATCGGCTACAAGCAAAAAAAGTCGCAACAAAGTGACTGACAGATACCTTTGCACAGCGTCAAAACCCGTATCCAGCTCGACCCTGTCACCTACAACCGCGGCCTCATCGGTGGCTTCCGCCAGGTCATCCAGAATGAAGGCGCCGGCGCCCTTCTAACCGGTGCCGGTCCTACATTCGCCGGGTACTTCCTACAGGGTGCGCTGAAGTTCGGTGGTTATGAGTTCTTCAAACAGCAGTCGATCAACACTATCGGCTATGAAAATGCCAGAAACAACCGTATCGCCGTCTACTGTGTTTCGTCGGCTTTTGCGGAGTTCTTCGCTGATATTGCGCTCTGTCCGCTTGAGGCGACCCGTATTCGTTTGGTGTCGGAGCCGACCTTTGCTAGTGGCCTTGTTTCTGGGTTCGGGAGGATTGCTCGTCAGGAGGGTCTTGCTGGGTTTTATTCTGGCTTTGGGCCTATTCTGTTCAAGCAGTATGTATAACCAGGCTCGGTATCTGGGCTCATGACTCACGTAGATAGGGTCCCGTATACCATGTCCAAGTTCGTTGTCTACGAAAAGGTCGCCGAGTTCGCCTACGCCAACTTCTTCGATAAGGAGAAGACTAGCGACGGCATGCAGACCGCCATCAATCTTGGTTCCGGTCTGATTGCCGGTTTCGCCGCCGCCATTGTCTCTCAGCCCGCCGATACTATGCTttccaagatcaacaagaccAAGGGTCTCCCCGGCGAGGGCACGACTAGTAGATTAATCAAGATCGCTAAGGAGCTGGGTTTCCGTGGTTCTTTCAGCGGTATTGGTGCTCGTCTGGTCATGGTTGGTGCTTTGACTGCCGGACAGTTTGCCATCTACGGTAAGTATCGGATGATTCTAATCACTTGGCGAGGATTGATGGGTCATGTCTAACGCATTTTTTTTGGCAGGTGACCTCAAGAAGGCTATGGGCGCTGTAGGTCACCCTTTTGGAATTATGCATAGAGTGTTACTAACTTCTTTAACTAGGTTGGAGGTGTCGAGATCGCGAAATAGACGACCGCGACTAAGGAGGTGTAGAATGATGTACATCATAGAGCATAGAGGTACTCGGGGTATCCTAATCTACTATAGACGAATGTACATAACCGTGCTAAATTTTATTTACCTTAAGAGAGCCTAGACTTTTGCGAAAAGGAATCTTTCCGTATATCAATGACTGGATATTGTCGTAAGGAGCTCGAATATGTCAAATATGTGGACGATGTTGCGCACTGGAACGGCCGCACAATGATATAATCGCCTGGAGCGGTTTTATTGGTAGCTCTGCAGTTgatctcttctattttaaGACAACGAGGTTAAACAGTCATGGTGCGTTGTGTTTATAACCCGTATTACTCAATATAAGCGCATCCGCACCCTTCTGCTAAGTGGACATTAGGGTTAGTATTAGCTAGGAAGCACTGCGTGCCCTTGTCTATCCCGGACAGGCGCGCATCAGCACCGAGGCATGGCTTCCCGAATGCCAGTATCTGGACACAAACGTCCTGATTCTCACTTCGTGATCTGGTGGCTCAACGACAGCCAGAAAATCGCAGCGCAGCAATCGTTGCGTTAGAAGCTATCGATAAGCATCAGTTCTCCGAGTATTGGCAGAAACCCGAGTCACAGCCGCAACTGCCGTGCTTCTGTCCCAAGTTATGCGTCGCAGAGGACTTGCAAAACTTGCAGGTCTCTGTGACGAATAACGCGGGAGATGCTGTCATCGAGAAGAGTGTTAGCTTTGTGGCTGCCCAGCCTGAACTGAGAAATGGGTTCTTATGCGCTCGGTCGTTCAATGAGACCCGCGTAATACATTTTGCTGGAGTCTCGTCGCCTAGTGATGACctggggaagatgaagcagTTCTTCCGACAGCCAGACAGTCGGCGCCTTGCTTGCTTCTGATGACGCTCTAGACAGATCACGGAGTCCGGTAGGATCCTCGACACCTGCCGGCCTGCTACCACGTCGattggaggagaaggtacTCAGGGAGATAACGGACGTAACTGATATTGTTGTGACCACTGTAATGAACGCCAGAGAGTTGGACAAGCGCTGCTTTAAGCCGAACGCCGTAATCTTCGACGAGGCGAGCTTTTTCAGGGATCCAGAGTTGTTTCCCGCGCTTTCGATTCTGTCCAGCGTCAACCGGGTCCACATGGTAGGGAGTACAAACAGCTCAACCCTCTAACCTTCACACTCGAGGGCCAGAGAATGTGGAGTGTCTCGGCATTCGAACGCCTCCATATCGTTGGTTACCCGTCCGTGATGTTGGACGTCCAGAATCGCTCCCACGCTCACCTTTACGCTCCCACTTCCGAAGCTTTCTACGATGGACAGGTGCGGTCAGCTCGTATGAATTGCTCCATGAGCGTAGATTGCCTGTTTGGCGGCGCCGTGACTGTGCAGTGGAACAATTGCACATGGCGTCTCCCTCGGGGATTGGGTTGGGCCAGACTTCCCGCGACGCATCCAAGTCGATCATCAACCAGGGAAAAGCAGAGATTGCCATCCGCTTGGCGAGAGTCATAATCGGTACTGTCGAAATGTTCTTATTATCTCTCCGTACAAGGAGCAGGTGGCTTTAGCCGCCCAGAAATAGGAAGCAATATACCAGGGAACTGAGACGAAGCCACGCATCTAGATCGTCGATGGGGCGCAGAGGGCCAAGATCGCAATCGGTATGCTCACGAAGAATAGCGGATATCCGGGGTTCATGTTCTCGTCACGTCGCATCAACGTCACGACCTCCAGGGCAAAACACTGCGTGGTCATCCGCGTAAACTCTCCTCAAATCCAGTATCGGGAGACTGTTGATATGTTCGTTTTCATTGGGGAGAGAAACTAGTCATGTACTCAAGTCAGATACCAAGTGCGTCTTGGTACCCTATCTGCTAGCCATGAGAATCAGGCCTGTTATTCCTATCCTTTCCATTTGTCTACGCAAGTCTTTATTTCATCACTTAATGCGCCTATTTATTGATTGGCTCGACGAATCTTTCTGCAATTCCTGCGCACTGGAACTCTACAGGTGCAGTCGCTCATGTACGTTCCTGCGATAATTTTATAATTCAATCGTCTTCCTCAAACACTGCATGTCAGCTTCTGCGACTACAGCTGCTATGTATATTTGAGTTCGTGGCCAAGAAGCTCCTCCAATTGGTTAAAGCCATGTACAGCCGAGTTGCCAATTGGCCAAATCATGCGATGAGGTGGAAGATGTGGGACTTGTTGAGCATCCAACGCCTGGAGTAGCTGGTGGTACCTCAAGTATCCAGCCAATTTGGCCGCGTATCTCTGATTCTGCGCTTCACCAGCAGGAGAATCAGCCTACGACGTTAATCGTGCGACGAAGACAGCAGAGTTCTGGCAAGACGCGTGATAGCTCTTCAACTAGGTCCTCTCCTATCCGCAGAGTTCTTGAGTAACCAGATGGATTGAATTTGTGACAGATTGCTGTGTTACCTACTAAGTAGTTGTTTTTCAGTGTTCCAGCCTAGCTATATCCTACTGGCAACATCAGCTGCATTAACCGCATCATAAGCTTTCCCGACTCTTGGGCCAGTAGCCACATCTCCCAATGATGCACGAGTGGAATCGAATCTTGGTGGTTCGAAGAAAGTAGAACAGTGTATGAagatggggtggaggagaagacgatCACAAACTGATCTCGAGGATGGGTGCTTCTAGTTATTCAAGCGCAATTAAGGCGTGGTCTGAGGATTCTCAATTGTTATTTTACAGCTCAGAGCAGTTAATATGCCTTTTTCTCCACACAGTCAAGGTAATTGTCTCACAGTAAAAAGCAAAGGGCGTTCCTTTTAGGCCAGGCAGATTTCATTGACGAATATCGTGGGTTGTTAATGTTACTGGAATAGAACTTCCGTTTGTTACTCACAAAAAGGCGTGAGAAGGGGAGAAAATATTAAGAAATCAAA includes the following:
- the treA gene encoding alpha,alpha-trehalase treA (acid trehalase), coding for MKLRNLAPWALLLTAVHGLPSQGTQNKHNPRVAKILKRHEGSSQKAKDSNNVYETKFDGVTWDEENWLLKTTTLDQGHYQSRGSVANGYLGINVASVGPFFELDEEVDGDVINGWPLYSRRQSFATIAGFFDSQPTTNGTNFPWLSQYGWDTAISGVPHWSGLILDLGDDVYLDSTVDDSTITDFQSTYDFKAGVLSWSYTWSPADKGSFEITYRLFANKLNITQAVVDMEIIPSVDANATVANVIDGYSAVRTDFVESGQDDGALFSAVRPWGISNVTAYIYTNLTGSANVDLSSRTLVTGKPYVNTNESSVAQTVNVKFTAKEPVRITKFVGGASTDAFADPKQTAKEAASAALAAGYKNSLESHASEWANIMHENSVDRFTDPTTGKLPEDQHVIDSAVIAVTNIYYLLQNTVSQNAIAAVSNATVNETSFSVGGLTSDSYGGQVFWDADVWMQPGLVASHPEAAQGVTNYRVAKYQQAKENVKTAFTSSKNQTRFDPSAAIYPWTSGRAGNCTATGACFDYQYHLNGDIGLSMIYQWVASGDTEYFQEKHFPIYDSVATLYSNLVERNGSSWTLTNMTDPDEYANHVDAGGFTMPLIAQTLENANTFRQQFNLEPNDTWTEISENVLLLRQNNVTLEYTSMNGTAVVKQADVVLVTYPLAYESNYTAEMALSDLDYQSADGPAMTWAIFSIVASDVSPSGCSAWTYHQYSYDPYTRGPFFQLSEQMLDNASINGGTHPAYPFLTGHGGANQVVLFGYLGLRLLPEEGIYITPNLPPQIPYVKYRTFYWRGWPIAAESNYTHTTIRRDTKTAPLSTADERFRNATIPVHVGSDEAETHTLQPTGSPLIIENRQIGTIPTMQGNQIQCQPITSPDEYKAGQFPISANDGATSTKWQPASSNLSSITVTLSDTQLANAVSGFHFDWASAPPVNASVIFHEEVIDNPASVFAFGTQDQAQDEGDEKYRVVLTLTGIEPSTIYTAEEENQVRIPVGNTTTTQLKETVKASKYATLLIAGNQALSGEQEDAGATVAEWVILSQEGGQSQSAATAQRRGMNVRDRALLERLRR
- a CDS encoding uncharacterized protein (mitochondrial phosphate carrier protein) → MSVTTAAPVEAKTEPQKLSGLNLYSRFAFAGAVCCSVTHGGLTPVDVVKTRIQLDPVTYNRGLIGGFRQVIQNEGAGALLTGAGPTFAGYFLQGALKFGGYEFFKQQSINTIGYENARNNRIAVYCVSSAFAEFFADIALCPLEATRIRLVSEPTFASGLVSGFGRIARQEGLAGFYSGFGPILFKQVPYTMSKFVVYEKVAEFAYANFFDKEKTSDGMQTAINLGSGLIAGFAAAIVSQPADTMLSKINKTKGLPGEGTTSRLIKIAKELGFRGSFSGIGARLVMVGALTAGQFAIYGDLKKAMGAVGGVEIAK